One Cucumis sativus cultivar 9930 chromosome 1, Cucumber_9930_V3, whole genome shotgun sequence DNA segment encodes these proteins:
- the LOC101219384 gene encoding peptide chain release factor PrfB2, chloroplastic, whose amino-acid sequence MSIFTFRKQVCNRIFTLVRNVFISKHRFIPVLQYSSATAQNFALWNRGITDFNKIFGFPFTTLRLFSTQIAFEPSTSDGLTVEGILGNRWTILDESESDWRSHAAAIAQSIHLIKKRLQWKKLMMRLELLSVELNKADLWDDPAHAGKISREHGSIMSKIKEINAFERELLEHIDMIKLAREENDTELESESLNALLTMRRNSREKELEALLSGENDSCSCYIEVQAGAGGTESMDWAAMVMQMYILWAQRRGFKVTVMEEMPGEIAGIKRATIKLDGEYAFGYAKSEVGVHRLVRISPFDSNKRRHTSFAAVAVIPITGDGSTHVQINESDLRIERYRSGGAGGQSVNTTDSAVRIVHIPTGITATCQNERSQHQNKAAAMAVLQSRLNQLEMTRQAQMNAQHTQSLSDITWGNQIRSYVLHPYQMVKDLRTNYEVSDPDSVLEGDLDSFILNYLSASLDNDGDQL is encoded by the exons atgtcCATTTTCACCTTCAGAAAACAAGTCTGCAATCGAATCTTCACCCTCGTCAGAAACGTATTCATCTCCAAGCACCGTTTTATCCCAGTACTTCAGTATTCATCAGCTACTGCTCAAAATTTTGCCCTTTGGAATCGTGGGATAACTGATTTTAACAAGATTTTTGGGTTCCCCTTTACCACATTGCGATTGTTTTCTACACAGATTGCGTTTGAACCCTCAACGTCTGATGGGCTTACTGTCGAAGGAATCCTTGGAAATCGATGGACGATTCTGGACGAGAGCGAGAGTGATTGGAGGAGCCATGCTGCTGCAATTGCCCAATCCATTCATTTGATCAAGAAGCGTTTACAG TGGAAGAAGCTGATGATGAGATTGGAGTTGTTATCAGTGGAGTTGAATAAGGCTGATTTGTGGGATGATCCTGCACATGCAGGGAAGATAAGTCGGGAGCATGGTTCTATTATGAGTAAGATAAAAGAGATTAACGCATTTGAGAGAGAATTGCTTGAGCATATCGACATGATAAAGCTTGCCAGAGAAGAGAATGATACAGAGTTGGAATCG GAGTCACTAAATGCTCTACTCACAATGAGAAGAAATTCGAGAGAGAAAGAGCTTGAAGCTTTGTTATCTGGGGAGAACGATTCTTGCTCTTGTTACATTGAG GTCCAAGCTGGAGCTGGTGGAACTGAGAGCATGGACTGGGCAGCAATGGTCATGCAGATGTACATACTGTGGGCTCAAAGACGTGGTTTCAAGGTTACTGTTATGGAAGAAATGCCGGGTGAGATTGCAGGAATCAAG CGAGCAACAATAAAGTTAGATGGTGAATATGCTTTTGGATATGCCAAATCGGAAGTGGGCGTACATAGATTGGTTCGCATCTCTCCTTTTGATAGTAACAAGCGGCGACATACTTCGTTTGCTGCTGTAGCTGTCATTCCAATAACTGGTGATGGTTCAACTCACGTTCAAATTAATGAATCAGATCTACGAATTGAGCGTTATCGATCTGGAGGAGCTGGTGGTCAGAGTGTTAACACCACCGATAGTGCCGTAAGGATAGTCCATATTCCTACAGGGATTACAGCAACTTGTCAAAATGAAAG ATCACAACATCAAAACAAGGCCGCAGCAATGGCAGTACTCCAGTCTCGATTGAATCAGCTTGAGATGACACGGCAAGCTCAGATGAATGCACAGCATACGCAGAGTCTATCTGATATAACTTGGGGAAACCAAATTCGTAGTTATGTGCTCCAT CCTTATCAGATGGTAAAAGATCTTCGTACCAATTATGAGGTTTCAGATCCTGATTCGGTGCTTGAGGGAGATCTCGACAGCTTTATTTTGAACTATTTGTCGGCATCCTTGGACAATGATGGAGATCAGCTGTAA
- the LOC101204762 gene encoding uncharacterized protein LOC101204762: protein MASPISFLPIALALAVLLRCPSVYSDDQEIPGQMVVEGFKCFDNKFIYNGCERAYRLNPSGSFNVPPEATNLFCNGPCLIETQLLLNCLDNTFQNFLFYNKATAQSVRNALRVGCSYSSQRGNFNQGLFMQGEFSEAHTFQKWFILHYSLLFLVGCCCFLIL from the exons ATGGCTTCCCCAATTAGCTTCCTCCCCATTGCTCTCGCTCTTGCTGTCTTGCTCCGCTGCCCCTCAG TTTATAGTGATGATCAGGAGATTCCTGGACAAATGGTGGTTGAAGGCTTCAAATGTTTTGACAATAAGTTT aTATACAATGGTTGTGAACGTGCTTATAGATTGAACCCAAGTGGGAGTTTCAATGTCCCTCCCGAGGCTACTAACCTATTTTGCAATGGACCATGTTTGATCGAAACACAACTTCTGCTCAACTGCCTTGACAACACTTTTCAAAACTTCTTGTTCTACAACAAAGCCACCGCACAAAGCGTTCGAAACGCCCTCCGTGTTGGCTGCAGCTACTCGAGCCAAAGAG GGAACTTCAATCAGGGATTGTTCATGCAAGGTGAATTTAGTGAAGCTCACACCTTCCAAAAATGGTTCATCCTCCattattctcttctttttcttgttggGTGTTGTTGTTTTCTCATCTTATAA